The Actinomycetota bacterium genome contains a region encoding:
- the hisF gene encoding imidazole glycerol phosphate synthase subunit HisF, giving the protein MSLSIRVIPCLDVDAGRVVKGVNFLDLRDAGDPVELAARYNAEGADELVFLDITASSSDRSTMYDVVRRTAESVFIPLTVGGGVRAVEDFDRLLRAGADKVSLNTSAISDPDLLSDAAERFGAQCVVLSIDARRCPEGISTDSGFEVTTHGGRRSTGLDAVAWCIEGTRRGAGELLLNSMDADGTKQGYDIALIEMVRREVSVPIIASGGAGKLDDFVPAVVAGADAVLAASVFHFGQMRIDEVKQALAAAEFPVR; this is encoded by the coding sequence GTGAGCCTTTCCATTCGAGTCATCCCCTGCTTGGACGTGGACGCGGGAAGGGTGGTCAAGGGAGTCAACTTCCTGGATCTACGCGATGCCGGTGATCCCGTTGAACTGGCCGCCCGATACAACGCGGAGGGCGCTGATGAACTGGTGTTCCTGGACATCACCGCGTCAAGTTCAGATCGCTCGACGATGTATGACGTGGTGCGAAGGACTGCCGAATCCGTATTCATCCCCTTGACCGTGGGCGGGGGAGTGCGGGCCGTTGAGGACTTCGATCGCCTGCTGCGCGCTGGCGCCGACAAGGTGAGCCTGAACACCTCTGCCATCTCTGACCCCGATCTGCTCAGTGATGCTGCTGAGCGTTTCGGTGCGCAGTGCGTAGTGCTCAGCATCGATGCCCGACGTTGCCCTGAAGGCATCAGCACCGACAGCGGTTTTGAGGTCACCACGCATGGCGGGCGTCGCAGCACCGGACTTGATGCCGTGGCCTGGTGCATTGAAGGAACCCGTCGGGGGGCCGGCGAGTTGCTGCTGAACTCCATGGACGCCGATGGCACCAAGCAGGGCTACGACATCGCACTGATCGAGATGGTGCGCCGCGAAGTCTCCGTGCCGATCATCGCAAGCGGCGGTGCAGGCAAACTTGACGACTTTGTGCCGGCCGTGGTCGCTGGCGCAGACGCAGTGCTGGCCGCAAGTGTCTTCCACTTCGGGCAGATGCGCATCGACGAGGTCAAGCAGGCGCTTGCTGCAGCCGAGTTCCCAGTTCGATAA
- the priA gene encoding bifunctional 1-(5-phosphoribosyl)-5-((5-phosphoribosylamino)methylideneamino)imidazole-4-carboxamide isomerase/phosphoribosylanthranilate isomerase PriA — MSAQSPLILLPAVDVADGKAVRLTQGKAGTEKEYGSPIDAARAWVNQGAEWIHLVDLDAAFGRGSNAALIAHVVHDVRHQVKVELSGGIRDDASLKSALATGCTRVNLGTAALEDPEWTEKVIREHGEQIAVGLDVRGYTLAARGWTQEGGDLWETLERLDAAGCHRYVVTDVAKDGMMHGPNFQLLKEVSDATSRPIIASGGIHRLEDLHKLAEMVPHGIEGAIIGRALYDQAFTLPEALAASQARYDPYQWGPAQP; from the coding sequence GTGTCCGCCCAATCTCCCCTGATCCTGCTGCCCGCCGTCGATGTTGCCGATGGCAAAGCCGTGCGCCTGACCCAAGGCAAGGCGGGCACCGAAAAGGAGTACGGCTCTCCGATCGATGCCGCACGTGCTTGGGTCAACCAGGGAGCCGAGTGGATTCACCTCGTTGACCTTGATGCGGCGTTTGGGCGAGGCTCCAACGCAGCCCTGATAGCCCACGTCGTGCACGACGTACGGCATCAGGTGAAGGTCGAGCTGTCCGGTGGTATCCGTGATGATGCATCGCTGAAGTCGGCTCTTGCTACCGGCTGCACCCGCGTGAACCTGGGCACTGCCGCGCTGGAGGATCCGGAGTGGACCGAGAAGGTCATTCGTGAGCACGGCGAGCAGATCGCCGTCGGGCTGGATGTGCGTGGGTACACCCTGGCCGCCCGAGGTTGGACTCAAGAAGGTGGCGATCTCTGGGAGACCCTCGAGCGCCTGGATGCTGCCGGCTGTCACCGATATGTCGTGACTGATGTTGCCAAGGACGGCATGATGCACGGCCCGAACTTCCAGTTGCTCAAAGAGGTGTCTGACGCGACCAGTCGTCCGATCATTGCCTCGGGCGGAATCCATCGCCTTGAGGATCTTCACAAACTGGCCGAGATGGTGCCGCACGGAATCGAAGGCGCCATCATCGGTCGCGCGCTCTATGACCAGGCCTTCACTCTCCCCGAGGCGCTGGCTGCATCACAGGCTCGGTACGACCCGTACCAATGGGGTCCTGCGCAGCCGTGA
- the hisH gene encoding imidazole glycerol phosphate synthase subunit HisH — MTSPSVHILDYGSGNLRSAHRALEKVGADVTVSADFDAAMAADGLVVPGVGAYAACMDGIRKARGDVLVGRRLAGGRPVLGICVGMQVLFDRGVEHGIQTQGLGEWPGVVEGLKAPVLPHMGWNTVQIAPDSTLFEGVAGERFYFVHSYAVRTWDLVVQNQRQAAPKVTWSHHGEDFVAAVENGPLCATQFHPEKSGDAGLHLLSNWVRTLK; from the coding sequence GTGACTTCGCCTTCTGTTCACATTCTTGATTACGGCTCCGGAAACCTTCGTTCTGCGCATCGCGCACTGGAGAAGGTAGGGGCCGATGTCACCGTCAGCGCCGACTTCGATGCGGCAATGGCAGCTGATGGCCTGGTCGTGCCGGGAGTTGGCGCGTACGCGGCCTGCATGGATGGCATTCGCAAAGCTCGAGGCGACGTGCTTGTGGGTCGGCGCCTGGCTGGAGGTCGCCCAGTGCTGGGCATCTGCGTGGGGATGCAGGTGCTCTTTGACCGCGGAGTCGAGCACGGCATTCAGACACAAGGCCTGGGCGAGTGGCCTGGTGTTGTTGAGGGCCTGAAAGCACCTGTGCTGCCACACATGGGATGGAACACCGTGCAGATCGCGCCGGACTCCACGCTCTTTGAGGGAGTTGCTGGGGAGCGCTTCTATTTTGTGCACTCCTATGCAGTGCGGACCTGGGATCTGGTGGTCCAAAACCAGCGGCAGGCTGCCCCCAAGGTGACATGGAGCCACCATGGTGAGGATTTCGTAGCGGCTGTCGAAAACGGACCCCTGTGCGCGACACAGTTCCACCCGGAAAAGTCAGGCGACGCTGGTCTGCACTTGCTCAGCAATTGGGTCCGCACGCTCAAATAG
- the hisB gene encoding imidazoleglycerol-phosphate dehydratase HisB: MSRTARVERKTKESSVLVELNLDGTGVHSIDTGVPFYDHMLAQLAKHGLLDLTVHTKGDLHIDAHHTVEDTALALGQAINEALGDRAGLRRFGDAAVPLDECLVQAVVDLSGRPYLVHEEPEIVELIGSYDTSLTRHIWESLVATAQITLHVRVLSGRNAHHIVEAQFKAVARALRDAVTADPRVVGVPSTKGTLTAS; the protein is encoded by the coding sequence ATGAGCAGGACCGCACGTGTGGAGCGCAAGACCAAGGAGAGTTCTGTCCTTGTGGAACTCAACCTTGATGGCACTGGCGTGCACTCCATTGACACCGGAGTTCCGTTCTATGACCACATGCTTGCGCAGCTCGCCAAGCACGGGCTGCTGGATCTCACAGTTCACACCAAAGGCGATCTGCACATCGATGCGCACCACACTGTCGAAGACACTGCGCTTGCCCTGGGCCAGGCCATTAATGAGGCGCTCGGGGATCGCGCCGGACTGCGCCGCTTCGGTGACGCCGCGGTGCCACTTGACGAGTGCCTTGTGCAGGCGGTCGTTGACCTTTCAGGTCGTCCCTATCTCGTGCACGAAGAGCCGGAGATTGTTGAGTTGATCGGCAGTTATGACACGTCCCTGACTCGTCATATCTGGGAGTCACTTGTGGCCACCGCGCAGATCACCCTGCACGTGCGGGTGCTCTCGGGTCGCAATGCGCACCACATTGTCGAAGCGCAGTTCAAGGCAGTTGCACGCGCCTTGCGTGATGCTGTCACCGCTGATCCGCGAGTGGTCGGTGTGCCTTCCACGAAGGGGACGCTCACCGCATCGTGA
- a CDS encoding histidinol-phosphate transaminase, whose protein sequence is MSEFQIPVREDLVGSVPYGAPQLDVPVRLNVNENPFPLPAEIAEAMGRAVTAIAPDLHRYPDREAFDLRRHLADYLKDESGVGLAPEQVWAANGSNEVMHQLFLAFGGPGRTAVSFDPTYSMYPEYARDTFTRYVTFARASDFSINIPAAIRQLKDLRPSLVLLTSPNNPTGTMLPTADLVQLLDAGLALGSIVIVDEAYAEFRTVGTPSALELLADYPNLVVSRTMSKAFGLAGARLGYAAASQAIVDALRIVRLPYHLSAVTQIVAITALQHAATLQAQVVTLRDERDALAQWLDAQGYLVAKSDANFILFGVFKDRDRVWQSLLDQGVLIRQTGPAGWLRVSIGTAQENDRFRQALEQAPGTEQEAAR, encoded by the coding sequence GTGAGCGAATTCCAGATACCGGTTCGCGAGGATCTCGTGGGCTCGGTTCCCTATGGTGCGCCGCAACTTGATGTTCCAGTGCGGCTGAACGTCAATGAGAACCCCTTCCCGCTGCCCGCTGAAATTGCTGAAGCAATGGGTCGCGCTGTAACGGCGATCGCGCCTGATCTGCACCGCTACCCAGATCGCGAAGCCTTCGATCTTCGCCGTCACCTCGCTGACTATTTGAAAGATGAATCCGGTGTTGGCTTGGCACCTGAGCAGGTGTGGGCGGCCAATGGATCAAATGAGGTCATGCACCAACTGTTCCTGGCCTTCGGCGGTCCAGGTCGCACTGCGGTCAGTTTTGATCCGACCTATTCGATGTACCCGGAGTACGCACGTGACACCTTCACGCGATACGTCACCTTTGCGCGTGCGTCGGACTTCTCAATCAATATCCCGGCGGCGATTCGACAACTGAAGGATCTTCGCCCGTCGCTTGTCCTGTTGACTTCGCCGAACAATCCCACGGGAACGATGCTGCCCACTGCCGATCTGGTGCAGCTGCTTGATGCCGGATTGGCGCTCGGTTCGATCGTGATCGTCGACGAGGCCTACGCAGAGTTCCGTACCGTGGGCACACCAAGTGCACTTGAACTCTTGGCTGACTATCCAAATCTGGTTGTCAGCAGAACGATGAGCAAGGCCTTCGGACTTGCCGGAGCACGGCTCGGATACGCAGCCGCCAGCCAGGCCATTGTCGATGCGCTGCGCATTGTGCGACTTCCGTATCACTTGTCGGCAGTCACGCAGATTGTTGCCATCACTGCGCTTCAGCATGCTGCTACTTTGCAAGCTCAGGTCGTCACACTTCGCGATGAACGCGATGCGCTGGCGCAATGGCTTGATGCACAGGGCTATCTCGTGGCCAAGAGCGATGCGAACTTCATTCTGTTCGGAGTATTCAAGGATCGCGACCGCGTGTGGCAGTCACTGCTCGACCAAGGAGTCCTGATCCGGCAGACCGGACCCGCTGGATGGCTGCGCGTGAGTATTGGCACTGCGCAGGAGAACGATAGGTTCAGGCAGGCGCTAGAGCAGGCACCCGGAACTGAACAGGAGGCGGCCCGATGA
- the hisD gene encoding histidinol dehydrogenase: MIRRIDLRGKTVDPRTTLPRAAMDVADATERIRPILNDVREQGAAGIAAWTLKLDGINPPSLRVPMEKLGQAEAELEPAVRAALLEAIRRARIVHNDQRRTDISTVVTPGGTVTERWLPVARVGLYVPGGRAVYPSSVVMNVVPAQVAGVRSLAVVSPPQLDHGGWPHPTVLAACSLLGIEEVYAVGGAQAVAMLAYGVDLPDGQRCAPVDLVTGPGNIYVTAAKRALQGVIGIDSEAGPTEVAILADDSADPVHLAADLISQAEHDVLAAAVLVTPSSALAEAVQGEVTRQVPLAKHQERIAEALAGPQSAIVLVDDLEAGLALVNEYAAEHLEIQTVDAREWAMRVTNAGAIFVGPWAPVTLGDYAAGSNHVLPTAGAARHSSGLSVQSFLRGIHVIEYDEAALREVAPHVVALADAEDLPSHGAAIHARFADLESS; the protein is encoded by the coding sequence GTGATCCGGCGCATTGATCTTCGAGGCAAGACTGTTGATCCTCGTACGACACTGCCAAGAGCCGCAATGGACGTCGCTGATGCAACGGAACGCATCCGTCCAATCCTGAACGACGTGCGCGAGCAGGGGGCTGCCGGCATCGCCGCGTGGACGCTGAAGCTCGATGGCATCAACCCGCCAAGTCTTCGCGTGCCAATGGAGAAACTGGGACAAGCCGAGGCCGAGCTTGAGCCTGCGGTGCGCGCGGCACTGCTGGAGGCAATCCGGCGCGCGCGCATCGTGCACAACGATCAACGCCGAACCGACATCAGCACTGTCGTCACTCCTGGTGGCACCGTTACCGAACGCTGGCTTCCGGTGGCGCGTGTGGGGCTGTACGTGCCTGGCGGTCGAGCGGTCTACCCGAGCAGCGTTGTCATGAATGTTGTGCCTGCTCAGGTTGCTGGAGTGCGATCACTGGCAGTGGTTTCACCACCGCAGCTTGACCACGGGGGATGGCCGCACCCCACCGTCCTGGCGGCGTGCTCGCTACTGGGCATTGAAGAGGTCTACGCAGTCGGTGGCGCTCAAGCAGTGGCCATGCTCGCGTATGGCGTGGATCTGCCCGACGGTCAGCGCTGCGCGCCCGTCGATTTGGTCACCGGCCCAGGCAACATCTACGTGACCGCTGCCAAGAGGGCGCTGCAGGGAGTCATCGGCATCGACAGTGAAGCCGGGCCCACCGAGGTCGCGATCCTGGCCGATGACTCTGCTGACCCCGTGCACCTCGCGGCCGATCTGATCAGTCAGGCCGAGCACGATGTGCTGGCGGCTGCAGTGCTCGTCACCCCTTCCTCGGCGCTTGCTGAGGCCGTGCAGGGCGAAGTGACGCGACAAGTGCCACTGGCCAAGCACCAGGAGCGCATCGCCGAAGCTCTGGCCGGACCGCAGAGCGCCATCGTGCTGGTCGATGACCTTGAGGCCGGACTGGCGCTGGTAAACGAATACGCCGCAGAGCACCTTGAGATTCAAACCGTCGATGCGCGTGAATGGGCGATGCGGGTGACCAACGCGGGTGCGATCTTTGTCGGCCCTTGGGCGCCGGTCACTCTGGGTGACTACGCCGCCGGCTCCAATCACGTGCTGCCCACGGCCGGTGCGGCTCGTCACTCGTCTGGGCTCTCAGTGCAGTCATTCCTGCGAGGCATCCACGTGATTGAGTACGACGAGGCCGCGCTACGCGAAGTTGCTCCGCACGTGGTGGCACTGGCTGATGCTGAAGACCTGCCAAGTCATGGCGCTGCCATTCATGCACGTTTTGCTGATCTCGAGTCCTCGTGA
- the dnaE gene encoding DNA polymerase III subunit alpha, protein MTSEDQFVHLHVHTEYSMLDGAARLDDLLGEAVKLGMPAIAMTDHGNLYGAYEFYAKAKQHGIKAIIGLEGYYAPQGRFERRQFDFGGGFDEGTPEDPTAGRGKQSYTHMTLWSETTAGMHNLFRLSSLASLEGYYHKPRFDRDLLQRYGKGLIGTTGCPSGEVNRWLQAGQYDKALAAAADYRDILGAGNYFCEVMDHGLQIETKFRTDLMRIARSLDLPLVATNDLHYVRASDADTHDVLLCIGTRTTMDDPKRFRFDARDFYLKSAAEMRSVWSELPEALENTLLIAERCDVTFTEGANLMPQFPVPAGESEESWLVKEVERGLHKRYAEGVPDNVRSQAEYEVGVIMQMGFPGYFLVVADLVQYAKDNGIRVGPGRGSAAGSMISYALGITDLDPIRHGLLFERFLNPERISMPDIDIDFDDRRRSDMIRYATNRYGEEHVAQIITYGSIKAKAAIKDSARVLGFPYALGDRITKAMPAAVMGKDLSIAGMFDSKNDRYSEAAEFRALVEADADAARVVETARGLEGLKRQPGVHAAGVILCREPLLDVLPIWRREQDGSVITQFDMGACETLGLLKMDFLGLRNLTVLDDCLANILSNRGEVVVLEDLTLDDKTTYELLGRGDTLGVFQFDGGPMRALLRSMQPDSFEDISAVGALYRPGPMGANAHNDYADRKNGRKPVVPIHPELEEPLSEILGDTYGLIVYQEQVMAIAQKLAGYSLGKADLLRRAMGKKKKEILDKEFEPFRDGMRANGYGDKAISTLWDILVPFSDYAFNKAHSAAYGVVSFWTAYLKANYPSEYMAALLTSVKDDKDRSAIYLNECRRMGIKVLPPDVNDSDFDFTPRGTDIRFGLSAIRNVGANVVDSIIATRRKVGRFADFHDFIAQVEAAVCNKRVVESLIKAGAFDSLGHTRKGLISVHELVVDSAVDIKRAEAVGQFDLFGGLDANHDNSLVTPPDISIGEWDKRVLLAHERDMLGLYVSDHPLHGAERLLAQLTDRSIASLLLDERADGITVTLGGLVTTVQRKTTKQGSPWAIVSLEDLEGSVEVMVFPQSYNQVSTLLIEDAVIIVRARVDRSDDDGVRVVAMEITAPDFSEADAGPVRLTMQANRCIPPLVDRLKEILAVHPGTTEVHLHLTGGARTTVLRLDDKLRVTPSPALYGDLKALLGPNCLS, encoded by the coding sequence ATGACTTCGGAGGATCAGTTCGTTCACCTCCACGTCCACACCGAATATTCCATGCTCGATGGCGCTGCCCGGCTGGATGATCTGCTTGGTGAAGCGGTCAAACTCGGCATGCCCGCCATTGCCATGACTGATCACGGCAACCTCTATGGCGCCTATGAGTTCTATGCCAAGGCCAAACAGCACGGCATCAAGGCGATCATCGGGCTTGAGGGCTACTACGCCCCTCAGGGGCGCTTCGAACGCCGCCAGTTCGATTTCGGCGGCGGCTTTGACGAAGGCACTCCTGAAGATCCCACAGCTGGTCGAGGCAAGCAGAGCTACACCCATATGACGCTGTGGTCAGAGACCACAGCGGGCATGCACAATCTGTTTCGCCTGTCCTCTTTGGCAAGCCTTGAGGGCTACTACCACAAGCCTCGCTTTGATCGGGACCTGTTGCAGCGCTATGGCAAGGGCCTGATCGGTACCACCGGATGTCCCAGCGGTGAGGTCAATCGCTGGTTGCAGGCAGGCCAGTACGACAAGGCCCTTGCCGCTGCAGCTGACTACCGCGACATCCTGGGTGCGGGGAACTACTTCTGCGAGGTGATGGATCACGGCCTGCAGATCGAGACCAAATTCCGCACGGATCTGATGCGCATCGCTCGGTCCTTGGATCTGCCCCTCGTTGCCACCAATGACCTGCATTACGTCCGCGCAAGTGATGCTGATACCCATGATGTCCTGCTGTGCATCGGCACTCGCACCACGATGGATGACCCAAAGCGCTTCCGCTTTGATGCCCGCGACTTCTACCTGAAGTCAGCTGCCGAAATGCGCTCGGTTTGGAGCGAGCTTCCTGAGGCACTTGAGAACACACTGCTCATCGCCGAGCGCTGCGATGTGACCTTCACTGAGGGTGCCAACCTCATGCCGCAGTTCCCAGTGCCCGCTGGCGAATCCGAAGAGTCCTGGCTTGTGAAGGAAGTTGAGCGCGGACTTCACAAACGCTACGCCGAGGGCGTTCCCGACAACGTCCGAAGCCAAGCTGAGTACGAAGTCGGCGTCATCATGCAGATGGGCTTCCCTGGCTACTTCCTTGTGGTGGCTGACCTTGTGCAGTACGCGAAGGACAATGGCATTCGCGTTGGCCCGGGCCGCGGTTCAGCGGCCGGTTCGATGATCTCCTACGCACTTGGCATCACTGATCTTGATCCGATCAGGCACGGACTGCTGTTTGAACGCTTCTTGAACCCCGAGCGCATCAGCATGCCCGACATCGATATCGACTTCGATGATCGCCGCCGCTCGGACATGATCCGCTACGCCACCAATCGTTACGGCGAGGAGCATGTCGCGCAGATCATCACCTACGGCTCGATCAAGGCCAAGGCAGCGATCAAGGACAGCGCTCGCGTGCTCGGCTTCCCGTACGCGCTGGGCGATCGCATCACCAAGGCGATGCCAGCAGCAGTGATGGGCAAGGACCTCTCTATCGCCGGAATGTTCGACTCCAAGAACGATCGCTACTCCGAGGCGGCTGAATTTCGCGCACTGGTCGAAGCAGACGCTGACGCAGCGCGCGTTGTCGAGACTGCTCGCGGGCTTGAGGGTCTCAAGCGCCAACCGGGTGTGCACGCGGCCGGCGTCATCTTGTGCCGTGAGCCGCTCCTTGATGTCCTGCCTATCTGGCGGCGCGAACAGGATGGCTCGGTCATCACTCAGTTCGATATGGGTGCCTGCGAAACCCTGGGCTTGCTGAAGATGGACTTCCTGGGCCTTCGCAATCTCACTGTCCTGGACGACTGTTTGGCGAACATCCTGAGCAACCGCGGTGAGGTCGTGGTGCTCGAAGACCTGACCCTTGACGACAAGACCACCTATGAACTGCTCGGGCGTGGCGACACCCTCGGGGTGTTCCAGTTCGACGGTGGACCGATGCGAGCGCTGCTGCGGTCGATGCAGCCAGACAGCTTCGAGGACATCTCAGCCGTGGGTGCGCTCTATCGCCCAGGTCCCATGGGCGCCAATGCGCACAACGACTACGCCGATCGAAAGAACGGTCGAAAGCCCGTAGTCCCCATTCACCCTGAGCTTGAAGAACCCCTGTCCGAGATTCTCGGTGACACCTACGGGCTGATCGTCTATCAGGAGCAGGTGATGGCGATCGCCCAGAAGCTCGCCGGCTACTCCCTTGGCAAGGCCGATCTGCTTCGACGAGCGATGGGCAAGAAGAAGAAGGAGATCCTCGACAAGGAGTTCGAACCCTTCCGCGATGGCATGCGCGCAAATGGATACGGCGACAAGGCGATCTCGACTCTTTGGGACATCCTCGTGCCGTTCTCGGACTACGCCTTCAACAAGGCGCACTCCGCTGCGTACGGAGTGGTCTCCTTCTGGACGGCCTATCTCAAGGCGAACTATCCATCTGAGTACATGGCTGCATTGCTCACCAGCGTGAAGGACGACAAGGACCGCTCGGCGATCTACCTGAATGAATGTCGCCGGATGGGCATCAAGGTCCTGCCACCTGATGTCAATGACTCTGACTTCGATTTCACGCCACGCGGAACCGATATTCGCTTCGGGCTCTCGGCCATTCGCAATGTCGGCGCAAATGTCGTCGACTCGATCATCGCAACGCGCCGCAAGGTCGGCCGGTTCGCCGATTTCCACGATTTCATCGCACAGGTCGAAGCGGCCGTCTGCAATAAGCGCGTCGTCGAATCACTCATCAAGGCAGGGGCCTTTGACTCCCTTGGTCACACCCGCAAGGGCTTGATCTCTGTGCACGAACTCGTCGTGGATTCAGCAGTCGACATCAAGCGGGCTGAAGCTGTCGGGCAGTTCGATCTCTTCGGAGGCCTCGATGCCAACCACGACAACTCACTGGTCACGCCACCAGATATTTCAATCGGGGAGTGGGACAAGCGCGTGCTGCTTGCCCATGAGCGCGACATGCTCGGCCTCTATGTCAGCGATCACCCCCTGCATGGAGCCGAACGCCTGCTTGCGCAACTGACCGATCGTTCGATCGCCTCTCTACTGCTTGATGAGCGTGCCGATGGCATCACGGTGACTCTCGGAGGGCTTGTCACCACTGTGCAGCGCAAGACCACGAAACAGGGTTCCCCCTGGGCAATCGTCAGCCTTGAAGATCTTGAAGGCTCAGTTGAAGTCATGGTGTTCCCGCAGTCCTACAACCAGGTCAGCACCTTGTTGATTGAGGATGCCGTGATCATCGTCCGTGCGCGGGTGGACCGCAGTGACGACGATGGCGTGCGTGTTGTTGCGATGGAGATCACCGCTCCGGACTTCAGCGAAGCAGATGCCGGACCAGTGCGCCTGACCATGCAGGCCAATCGCTGCATTCCTCCGCTCGTTGATCGGCTCAAAGAGATTCTCGCTGTGCATCCGGGGACCACCGAGGTTCATTTGCATCTCACCGGCGGGGCGCGCACAACGGTGCTGCGACTTGATGACAAATTGCGCGTGACGCCGAGCCCTGCCCTGTACGGCGACTTGAAGGCCTTGCTCGGCCCGAACTGCCTGAGCTGA
- a CDS encoding RluA family pseudouridine synthase, which translates to MSQRMLPIPDGLEGERVDVALTRMLGLSRTKAAALIDAGLVLQDGRPLTKSDRLLVGSMLQVDPDALEPKSTVDQPPALVPGMRVLYDDDDVVVVDKPVGVAAHPSPGWTGPTVVGGLAAAGYRISTSGAAERTGIVHRLDVGTSGVMAVAKSERAYTSLKRQFKERTVDKIYHAVVQGQLDPFRGTIDAPIDRHPHHDYRFAVVAGGKASITHYQTLEAFAHASLVEVHLETGRTHQIRVHMAAMRHPCVGDLTYGADPTLAKRLGLERQWLHAVSLGFEHPSSGERIVVTSEYPGDLATALARLRDSA; encoded by the coding sequence ATGAGTCAGCGGATGCTTCCCATTCCCGACGGACTTGAAGGCGAGCGAGTCGACGTTGCCCTGACTCGCATGCTCGGCCTGTCGCGAACCAAGGCGGCGGCGCTAATTGATGCCGGGCTGGTGCTGCAGGACGGCAGGCCACTGACCAAGAGCGATCGTCTTCTGGTGGGTTCGATGCTGCAAGTGGACCCCGATGCCTTGGAGCCGAAGTCGACCGTGGACCAACCGCCTGCTCTCGTGCCTGGGATGCGCGTGCTCTACGACGATGACGACGTCGTTGTGGTCGACAAGCCAGTGGGAGTTGCTGCGCATCCAAGTCCAGGTTGGACAGGTCCCACGGTGGTGGGCGGACTCGCTGCAGCCGGCTATCGAATCTCGACGTCAGGGGCTGCCGAGCGCACCGGGATCGTGCACCGGCTCGACGTTGGCACCTCTGGCGTGATGGCGGTGGCCAAGAGCGAGCGCGCGTACACGAGTCTGAAGCGGCAGTTCAAAGAGCGCACTGTCGACAAGATCTATCACGCCGTTGTGCAAGGCCAGCTGGACCCATTTCGCGGCACCATTGATGCTCCCATCGATCGCCATCCGCATCACGACTACAGATTTGCGGTCGTGGCGGGGGGCAAGGCGAGCATCACGCATTACCAAACCCTTGAAGCATTCGCACACGCCTCCTTGGTGGAGGTGCATCTGGAAACGGGTCGTACTCACCAGATCCGCGTCCATATGGCGGCCATGCGCCACCCGTGCGTGGGCGACCTCACGTACGGCGCAGATCCCACCTTGGCAAAGCGATTGGGCCTGGAGCGGCAGTGGCTGCACGCCGTCTCCTTGGGCTTCGAACACCCCTCTTCGGGTGAGCGGATAGTGGTCACCAGCGAGTATCCGGGCGATCTGGCCACCGCCTTGGCGCGGCTCCGAGACAGCGCTTGA
- the lspA gene encoding signal peptidase II, with product MSTRRNTRPIITLICVALGVVVLDQLTKAWAVAQLRPRLFPGGEGPIEIIGSLLRLTYTENTGAAFSMGNGFTWVFSIVALVVVIVIIRSARELGSVLWAIALGGLLGGALGNLIDRLTREPGFGQGYVVDFIQLPNFPVFNVADMSLTLSAVLMVVLALKGVDYRGAAAGSP from the coding sequence GTGAGCACACGGCGCAATACTCGGCCAATCATCACGCTCATCTGTGTTGCTCTTGGCGTGGTCGTTCTCGATCAGCTCACCAAGGCCTGGGCTGTTGCGCAACTGCGTCCGCGACTGTTCCCGGGCGGAGAGGGCCCGATCGAGATCATCGGCTCACTGCTGAGACTGACGTACACCGAGAACACTGGTGCCGCGTTCAGCATGGGCAATGGCTTCACCTGGGTCTTCTCCATCGTGGCACTTGTCGTGGTGATTGTGATCATCCGATCCGCGCGTGAACTCGGCAGTGTCCTGTGGGCAATCGCCCTTGGCGGACTGCTGGGCGGAGCGCTGGGGAACCTGATCGACCGCCTGACTCGCGAGCCGGGTTTCGGGCAGGGCTATGTCGTGGATTTCATTCAACTGCCGAATTTCCCTGTCTTCAATGTTGCTGACATGAGCCTGACCCTTTCGGCAGTGCTGATGGTGGTGCTGGCATTGAAGGGCGTCGACTATCGCGGTGCCGCAGCGGGGAGCCCATGA